AGGAGCCCTTGCGACGAAGCAATCCAGAATCTCTGGGGAAAAGAACTGGATTGCTTCGCTGCGCTCGCAATGACGGCGTGGATGGATGTTCGATTGTATCGACGATGCAGAGTCGCGGAGAGCAGCTCACATCTTCCCGCGCTGCGCGATGCCGTCCTTGATTGCGGCAAGCTCTTTCTCATCCCAGATGCCGATCAGGACGCCGCCCTTTACCTGGAGCTGGTTGTCCGCATAGGCCGCGATCTTCTCGCGCGGCGTGGTGATGTGGTCGTTCGGATGCAGCGCCCAGTCGAACAGCTCGGCCTGTAAACGCGCGATAATGCCGGCGCACTCAGGATCATCGCCGCGGTCGACATATTCCTGCGGATCGGTTTCGAGATCGTATAGCATCGGGCGGAAGCCGGAGGCGTGGATGTATTTCCAGCGGCCGTCGAACACCATGAACAGGCGGCAGCGCTCGATCGGCTGGTTCAGCTTCAGCCGCACGTCCTGCATGGCGTAGTCGTATTCGGAGAACGCGACCTTGCGCCAATCCGGCGGCGTGGGCCCGCGCAGCAGCGGCAGCAGCGAGCGTCCTTCGAGAATGTGGCCTGGCACCTTGCCGCCAAAATAATCGACGAAGGTCGGCGCGAGATCGATGCCTTCCACCAGCGCGTCGCTGCGCGTGCCGCGCGTGGCATCCGCCTCCTGCGAGGGATCGATGATGATCAGCGGGATTTTTGCCGACTGCTCATGGAACAGGTCCTTCTCACCCATCCAGTGATCGCCGAGATAGTCGCCATGATCGGAGGTGAACACGATCATGGTGGTGTCCAGGAGGCCGCGCTCACCTAAGAATTTCATCAGCGCGCCCATCTGGTCGTCGATCTGGGTGATCAGGCCCATATAGGTCGGGATCACCTTCTCGCGGGCCTCGTCGCGCGCCATGTTGCGGGAGTAGCGCATGTCCATGTAGGCGCCGAATACCGGATGCGGGCTCGAGCGCTCGCGCTCGGAGCGAATCACCGGGATCATGTCATCGGTCGAATACATGCTCGCGTAAGGCTCGGGCGCGATATAGGGCCAGTGCGGCTTGATGTAGGACAGATGCAGGCACCAGGGCCTGCCGTCCGTCTCGGCTTCGCTGATGAAGTCCATTGCGCGCCGCGTCATGTAGGGCGTCTCTGAATGCTCGTCCGGCACGCGCGCGGCCTTGTCGGCGTGCACCAGCAGCCAGCCGTTCTGCAAGCTGCCGTCTTCTGCCGCGCCTGAATTGGCCCAGTGCTCCCAGGGATTGGTCGCTTCAAAGCCCTGCTGGCGCAGATATTCATCGTATTTCGGGCGCGGCCGGCCGGTCGGATGCAGGCCGTCGTCGCGCTCATAGGGCTCGAAGCCGCATTCGGCGACGTGCACGCCGATCATCGACTCCGGCGGGATGCCGAGCGCCTTCATGCCTTCGAGGTCGGGCGCCATGTGGGTCTTGCCGACCAGCACGTTGCGCACGCCGATCTTCTTGAGGTGATCGCCGAGCGTGGGCTCGCCGACGCGCAGCGGCCAGCCATTCCAGTGCGAGCCGTGCGAGCGCATGTAGCGCCCGGTGTAGAACGACATCCGTGACGGGCCGCAGATCGGCGATTGCACGTAAGCCTTGGTGAAGAGCACGCCACGCTTGGCCATGGCGTCGATGTTCGGCGTCTTCAGCGTGGGATGTCCTGTGCAGCCGAGATAATCATAGCGAAGCTGGTCGCACATGATCCAGAGAACGTTCTTCGCGCGCGCCATGCCTCGTCCCTGCATTTTCTTGATTGGTTGATGCTGCGCTATCGCGGTCGGGATGGCAACCTGCCAGTGATGCGCGCGCTCGGAGCCATACATTCCGCTGTCGTCCCTTGCGAAAGCAGGGACCATAACCACAGGAAGTGCTTTGGCGAAGACCCGTCGTGCGGGACTGCAACCATCCGCAATCGATAGATCACGCGGTATGGGTCCCCGCTCCCCGTGCGCAATTGCGCACTAGGCGGGGACGACGGAGGGGAGAAAGTTCAAGCCGACCACGGCTCCGCTTCAGCCGCGCTCTTGGCCTTGGCGGAGACCGGGCTCTCGCCGATCACGTCGGCCAGCGCGCGCAGCGCTTCCTTGACGCCGTCGCCTGTGACGCCGGAGAGCAGCAGCGGCGTCTTCTTGGCGGCGCGCTTCAGGCGGTCCTTCTGCTTCTTGAGCTCGTCCGGCTCGACTGCGTCGATCTTGTTCAGCGCGACGATCTCGATCTTGTCGGTGAGCTGCCCGCCATAGGCGTCGAGCTCCTTGCGCACGGTCTTGTAGGCCTTGCCGGCATGCTCGCGGGTCGCATCAATCAGATGCAGCAGCACGCGGCAGCGCTCGACATGGCCGAGGAAGCGGTCGCCGAGGCCGGTGCCTTCATGCGCGCCTTCGATCAGGCCGGGGATGTCGGCAAGCACGAATTCACGGCCGTCGGTGTTCACGACGCCGAGCTGCGGATGCAGTGTGGTGAAGGGATAGTCGGCGATCTTCGGCCGCGCCGCGCTGACCTTGGACAGGAAGGTCGACTTGCCGGCATTGGGCATGCCGACGAGACCGGCATCGGCGATCAGCTTCAGCCGCAGCCAGATCCAGCGCTCCTCGCCCACCTGGCCGGGATTGGCGTTGCGCGGCGCGCGGTTGGTCGAGGATTTGAAGTGCGCGTTGCCGAAGCCGCCATTGCCGCCCTCGGCCAGCACGAATTTCTCGCCGACCTTGGTGAAGTCGTGGATCAGCGTCTCGCGATCTTCGTCGAAGATCTGCGTGCCCATGGGCACCTTCAGCACGATGTTCTTACCGTTGGCGCCGTGACGATCCGAGCCCATGCCGTTCTCGCCCTTCTGGGCCTTGAAGTGCTGCTGGTAGCGGTAGTCGATCAGCGTGTTGAGGCCGTCGGCGACCTCGATGATGACATTGCCGCCGCGGCCGCCATTGCCGCCGGAGGGACCGCCGAACTCGATGAACTTCTCGCGGCGGAACGCCACGCAGCCGTTCCCGCCGTCACCGGAGCGGATATAGACCTTTGCTTCGTCGAGGAATTTCATGGGCCATAGGTAGGCCAGCCGGGCTGGCGCGGCAACCCGGGCTTACCCGCAAATTGGCCGAATTTCCGCGAATTTGACCCCTTGCTTAACCAACCGGGCGCCGGCTCTCACCCGTCGTCCCGGGGCGCGCAACGCGCGAGCCCGGGACCCATAACCACAGGGAGACGTTTGGCGAAGACAGGTCATTACTATCTCGTGAAACGACACAGGCCTGTGGGTATGGATCCCCGCGTTCGCGGGGATGACGGTTAGAGGGGCCGGCGGCGGATCAGGAATTTCTGCATGCCCTCCAGCACCAATTCCTTGCGCTGGTTGAACACGGTGCTCCGCAGCGTCACCGTGCCGGTCGTGCGGCCCGGCACGAGCTCGGTGACCTCGAGCGCGGGATAGATCGTGTCGTCGGCGAAGACCGGCTTGAGGAACCGGCTCGACTGCTCGAGGAAGCCGACCAGGGATTCCTCGACCATGAACGGAAACAGGCCGGCGCCGGGCGCGGTGTGGATCAGGGTCTGGAAGCCGTGGGCGAGCAGGTGCGGCATGCCGCGGCTGCGGCAATATTCCACGTCGTAATGCACGGGATGGGTGTCGCCGCTCGCGGTCTGGAATGCCGCGAACACCGCGGTGGTCTGGGTCCGGCTCGGCAGCACGAACCGTTCGCCGACCACGAAATCCTCAAACCAGCGTTGCGTGGGGATCATGCGATGCTGGGCCGGATCGAAGTCGGTCATGTCGATGCTCTTTCGTTCGTGGGCGGCCTATCGCTACCGCGACGCGAAGAGTGCGACAATCCGTTCAATTCGGCTTGCGCGGGCTTGTCGCGGTGGCTCACGTCATTAAAACGACCGCAAGCGACTCTATTCGCCGGTTTCCGCCGCTCTCTCAGCCGTCATTGCGAGGAGCGAAGCGACGAAGCAATCCAGACTGCCGCTGCGGAGACAGTCTGGATTGCTTCGCTTCGCTCGCAATGACGATCCCTCACAGTTCGATCAATGCCCTTCTTCAAAAATCTCTCCGCCTATGACGATCGCTCCGCGCGCCTGGCCGGCATTGCGCTGATGGTGCTGTCGATCTTCATGTTCTCGTTCGGCGACGCCATGGGCAAGTTCCTGGTCGGGACCTATTCGGTGGGGCAGCTCCTGTTCCTGCGCGCGTGCGCGGCGCTGCTCTTGCTGTCGCCGTTGATCTGGAAGCAGCGCCACCAATTCCTGAATCTGGAGCGGCCGCGATTGCAGCTCTTCCGCGTCATCCTGTCGACGCTGGAAGTGGCCGCCTTCTTCCTCGCGACCGTCTACCTGCCGCTTGCCGACGTCATCACCTATTATCTCGCCGGACCCATCTTCGTCACCGCGATGTCGGCGATCTTTCTGGGAGAGAAGGTCGGCTGGCGGCGCTGGACCGCGATTCTGATCGGCTTCTGCGGCGTGCTGATCGCGCTGCGGCCGTCGGCGCAGACGGTGAGCCTGCCGGCGCTGATCGCGCTCGGCGGCAGCCTGTCGTTCGCGACGTTGATGCTGATCACGCGCAGCCTGCGCAAGACGCCCGACATCGTGATGGCATCCTCGCAATTCATCGGCACGTTCTCGCTGGGCGCCGTGCTGTCGGCATTCCACTGGGTGCCGCCGACGCCGGGAAGCCTCGTCTTCTTCGCGCTGGCCGGGCTCATCTCGGTCACCGCGCTGTTCTGCGTCAACCGCTCGCTCAAGCTCGCGCCTGCGAGCGTCGTGGTGCCGTATCAGTATTCGATGATTGTCTGGGCTGTGATCTTCGGCTTCGTCGTGTTCGGCGACGTGCCGTCAATTGCCACCATCGTCGGCGCCGCCATCATCATCGGCGCGGGGTTCTACATCTATCTGCGGGAGCGCGATCTGGGGCGCGAGAGCGCGGAGGTGAATCCGCCGGTGTAGCCGCAACGTCGTCCCGGGGCGCGCAGAGCGCGAGCCCGGGACCCATACCCACAGGAAGTCGTTTTGCGAAGACTCGGAGTGGGTGCTACGCCTCACACTCCTCCCCGTGGTTATGGGTCCCGGGTTCGCGCTGCGCGCGCCCCGGGACGACAGCGGAGAATGTCGCGGCGTCTCAGGCCTACCTCATCCGTCTCGCGCTGCTCCAGCTCTTCAGCGACGACCACACGCCGCGCGAGAGGCGGAAGCAGTCGACCGGCGTCGAGGAGCCCAGTGCCAGGAAGCGGTGCAGCTGCACGCCGCTCCACTGGAAGCCGCACTTCTCCAGCACCTTGCGCGAGGCCGGGTTGGTGACGCGCGCGCCGGCGTAGAGGTGGTCGTCCTCGAACTCCTCGAAGAAGAAATCGATCGCGCCGCGCGCGGCTTCCGTTGCAAAGCCCCGGCCCCAATGCTCGACGCCGAGCCAATAGCCGAGTTCGGCATTGCCAGGGGTGGAGCAGTCGATGCCGACCATGCCGAGCGGGCCGCTGTCGTGCTCGATCAGGAACACGGTCTCGCTGCCGAACTTGGACGTGGCCCGGATGAATTCGACGGCGTCGTCCTGCGAATAGGGATGGGGGAGGCGGCGGGTGTTCTCCGCGACGCGGCGATCGTTGGCGAGCTGGGCGATGGTTCTGACGTCGGCGAGGGTCGGCCGCCGCAAGGTCAGCCGCTCCGTGGCGACGACGCTCGGTCTCGCCTCCCGCAAGGTCGCGCTCGAGAAATCCTGCAACATGTCCGGCTCCGTGAAAGTCACTAAGTGAAAGTGAGCAAGTCAAAGAAAAGGGGAGGCCGGTTTCCCGCCTCCCCTTGGAGCCTTCGATCTCTAGGATCTCTGGGACTCCGCCGGTTTGGTAGGACCCGGCGGACTCCAAATTGATCCACCGTTTATTCAGCCGCCTCTGCGATCGGGAGTACCGATACGAAGGTGCGGCCGTTGGCTTTGGCCTGGAACGCAACACGACCTTCGACCTTGGCGAACAAGGTATGGTCCGTGCCCATGCCAACGTTAAGGCCCGGATGCCAGGTGGTGCCGCGCTGACGCGCAATGATGTTGCCGGGAGTGACGATCTCCCCGCCGAACGCCTTGATGCCGAGGCGCTTACCCTTCGAATCGCGTCCGTTGCGCGATGAACCGCCTGCTTTTTTGTGAGCCATGGCTCGTCTCCGAAATCCTGCGTAGTTCTAGGTCAATTCCTTGACGGAATCATTTCAAAACGTCGCACGCATCAATTCGTGAATTGGCGTGATCGGTTTTCGTTACTCGGCGGCTTCCTTTGCCACCTTCTCCTTCTTCGGCCGCGGGCCCTTGGTGGGCTTGGCGTTATCCGTCAGGATCTCGCTGACGCGCAGCACCGTGATCTCGTCGCGGTAGCCGCGCTTGCGGCGCGAGTTCTTGCGGCGGCGCTTCTTGAACGCGATGACCTTCGGCCCGCGCTTGTGGTCGAG
This is a stretch of genomic DNA from Bradyrhizobium sp. CB2312. It encodes these proteins:
- a CDS encoding alkaline phosphatase family protein; this translates as MARAKNVLWIMCDQLRYDYLGCTGHPTLKTPNIDAMAKRGVLFTKAYVQSPICGPSRMSFYTGRYMRSHGSHWNGWPLRVGEPTLGDHLKKIGVRNVLVGKTHMAPDLEGMKALGIPPESMIGVHVAECGFEPYERDDGLHPTGRPRPKYDEYLRQQGFEATNPWEHWANSGAAEDGSLQNGWLLVHADKAARVPDEHSETPYMTRRAMDFISEAETDGRPWCLHLSYIKPHWPYIAPEPYASMYSTDDMIPVIRSERERSSPHPVFGAYMDMRYSRNMARDEAREKVIPTYMGLITQIDDQMGALMKFLGERGLLDTTMIVFTSDHGDYLGDHWMGEKDLFHEQSAKIPLIIIDPSQEADATRGTRSDALVEGIDLAPTFVDYFGGKVPGHILEGRSLLPLLRGPTPPDWRKVAFSEYDYAMQDVRLKLNQPIERCRLFMVFDGRWKYIHASGFRPMLYDLETDPQEYVDRGDDPECAGIIARLQAELFDWALHPNDHITTPREKIAAYADNQLQVKGGVLIGIWDEKELAAIKDGIAQRGKM
- the obgE gene encoding GTPase ObgE; translated protein: MKFLDEAKVYIRSGDGGNGCVAFRREKFIEFGGPSGGNGGRGGNVIIEVADGLNTLIDYRYQQHFKAQKGENGMGSDRHGANGKNIVLKVPMGTQIFDEDRETLIHDFTKVGEKFVLAEGGNGGFGNAHFKSSTNRAPRNANPGQVGEERWIWLRLKLIADAGLVGMPNAGKSTFLSKVSAARPKIADYPFTTLHPQLGVVNTDGREFVLADIPGLIEGAHEGTGLGDRFLGHVERCRVLLHLIDATREHAGKAYKTVRKELDAYGGQLTDKIEIVALNKIDAVEPDELKKQKDRLKRAAKKTPLLLSGVTGDGVKEALRALADVIGESPVSAKAKSAAEAEPWSA
- a CDS encoding MaoC family dehydratase, producing MTDFDPAQHRMIPTQRWFEDFVVGERFVLPSRTQTTAVFAAFQTASGDTHPVHYDVEYCRSRGMPHLLAHGFQTLIHTAPGAGLFPFMVEESLVGFLEQSSRFLKPVFADDTIYPALEVTELVPGRTTGTVTLRSTVFNQRKELVLEGMQKFLIRRRPL
- a CDS encoding DMT family transporter, whose product is MPFFKNLSAYDDRSARLAGIALMVLSIFMFSFGDAMGKFLVGTYSVGQLLFLRACAALLLLSPLIWKQRHQFLNLERPRLQLFRVILSTLEVAAFFLATVYLPLADVITYYLAGPIFVTAMSAIFLGEKVGWRRWTAILIGFCGVLIALRPSAQTVSLPALIALGGSLSFATLMLITRSLRKTPDIVMASSQFIGTFSLGAVLSAFHWVPPTPGSLVFFALAGLISVTALFCVNRSLKLAPASVVVPYQYSMIVWAVIFGFVVFGDVPSIATIVGAAIIIGAGFYIYLRERDLGRESAEVNPPV
- a CDS encoding GNAT family N-acetyltransferase — its product is MLQDFSSATLREARPSVVATERLTLRRPTLADVRTIAQLANDRRVAENTRRLPHPYSQDDAVEFIRATSKFGSETVFLIEHDSGPLGMVGIDCSTPGNAELGYWLGVEHWGRGFATEAARGAIDFFFEEFEDDHLYAGARVTNPASRKVLEKCGFQWSGVQLHRFLALGSSTPVDCFRLSRGVWSSLKSWSSARRMR
- the rpmA gene encoding 50S ribosomal protein L27; the encoded protein is MAHKKAGGSSRNGRDSKGKRLGIKAFGGEIVTPGNIIARQRGTTWHPGLNVGMGTDHTLFAKVEGRVAFQAKANGRTFVSVLPIAEAAE
- the rplU gene encoding 50S ribosomal protein L21 — protein: MFAVIKTGGKQYRVMPDDVLEVGKIEGEVGSIVQLNEVLVLGGDTPVLGVPTVAGASVAVEVLDHKRGPKVIAFKKRRRKNSRRKRGYRDEITVLRVSEILTDNAKPTKGPRPKKEKVAKEAAE